A region of Pyxidicoccus parkwaysis DNA encodes the following proteins:
- a CDS encoding DUSAM domain-containing protein — MSDAHDCDKVAALEVRLAQGDVLHLSPDVTDLLERVARDVAIPDAEARKALLDSASATTLVREIRHRIREGSRRLMRAISEANRLKDAGDVSAARKRLEDVLTVEVVPLYRQHAEAELSYLE, encoded by the coding sequence ATGAGTGACGCGCATGATTGCGACAAGGTCGCGGCGCTGGAGGTTCGCCTTGCGCAGGGCGATGTGCTTCACCTCTCTCCGGATGTGACAGACCTGCTCGAGCGTGTGGCGCGAGACGTGGCCATCCCTGACGCGGAAGCCCGGAAGGCACTGCTCGATTCGGCGTCCGCGACGACGCTCGTGCGAGAAATTCGTCACCGCATTCGTGAGGGCTCGCGTCGTCTGATGCGCGCCATCTCCGAGGCCAATCGTTTGAAGGACGCAGGAGACGTCTCTGCCGCACGGAAGCGCCTCGAAGACGTGCTCACTGTCGAAGTCGTGCCCCTCTACCGACAGCATGCTGAAGCAGAGCTGAGCTACCTGGAATAG
- a CDS encoding NAD(P)H-dependent glycerol-3-phosphate dehydrogenase yields MRGCVIGSGSFGTALANVLAVNCEEVRLWGREPSVVEAINTKHENTTYLKGIPISERVRATNSLEEALSGAELVVLATPSHATREVVAKAKAYLPRHVPLVTVAKGIENETLLTMTELLEDCLPEEFHPYIAVLSGPSFAKELARRMPTVVTIASHWDKVAVRCQKALQTETFRSYTSTDVVGVQYGGALKNVIAIAAGMADGLGMGHNARAAIITRGLAEITRLAVRKGANPLTLSGLSGMGDLVLTCTGELSRNRHVGMELGKGRKLPDILAEMKEVAEGVKTAKSARDLELKTGVELPICHQVYLIAYEGKNAKSAVVDLMTRQPKSELAGG; encoded by the coding sequence ATGCGTGGCTGTGTCATCGGCTCCGGCTCCTTCGGTACGGCCCTGGCGAATGTGCTCGCGGTGAACTGCGAGGAGGTGCGGCTGTGGGGCCGGGAGCCCTCCGTGGTGGAGGCCATCAACACGAAGCACGAGAACACCACGTACCTGAAGGGCATCCCCATCTCCGAGCGCGTGCGCGCCACGAACAGCCTCGAGGAGGCGCTGAGCGGCGCGGAGCTGGTGGTGCTGGCCACGCCCAGCCACGCCACGCGCGAGGTGGTGGCGAAGGCGAAGGCATACCTGCCGCGCCACGTGCCGCTGGTGACGGTGGCGAAGGGAATCGAGAACGAGACGCTGCTGACGATGACGGAGCTCCTGGAGGACTGCCTGCCGGAGGAGTTCCATCCGTACATCGCGGTGCTCTCCGGGCCGAGCTTCGCGAAGGAGCTGGCGAGGCGGATGCCCACGGTGGTGACGATTGCGTCCCACTGGGACAAGGTGGCGGTGCGCTGCCAGAAGGCGCTGCAGACGGAGACGTTCCGCAGCTACACGTCGACGGACGTGGTGGGCGTGCAGTACGGCGGCGCGCTGAAGAACGTCATCGCGATTGCGGCGGGCATGGCGGACGGGTTGGGCATGGGCCACAACGCGCGCGCGGCCATCATCACCCGGGGGCTGGCGGAGATTACGCGCCTGGCGGTGCGCAAGGGCGCCAACCCGCTGACGCTCTCCGGCCTGTCGGGCATGGGGGACCTGGTGTTGACGTGCACGGGTGAGCTGAGCCGCAACCGGCACGTGGGCATGGAGTTGGGCAAGGGGCGCAAGCTGCCGGACATCCTCGCGGAGATGAAGGAAGTCGCCGAGGGCGTGAAGACGGCGAAGAGCGCGCGTGACTTGGAGCTGAAGACGGGCGTGGAGCTGCCCATCTGCCATCAGGTGTATCTGATTGCCTACGAGGGCAAGAACGCGAAGAGCGCGGTGGTGGACCTGATGACGCGCCAGCCGAAGTCGGAGCTGGCGGGGGGCTGA
- a CDS encoding MFS transporter, which yields MTARRLSSLPSFRAFGHRDFVAVWCGALVSNIGTWMEVLALGVYVTAVTGKAGWTGGIAALTYLPSVALSPLGGALADRFDRRLFIAACNLAQVVLAVTLTALAFTDHLSVPAVAVISFLNGCVHVLVMPAYTALITGLVPQEDLHSAMSLTSMQFNLGRIVGPMLAAPLLAVGGVGWVFLLNAVSFLAVLAAVLSVRPQRRPASAPPSRGLWADIAEGARVSRRDPAIWLALVGTFTLALFVSPFIGLVPVFALKVFGLGAAAASGIVSMQGVGALVASVLVGSLVERWGRQRLLDVSLLLMGPVAAAFWLSPTLPVAMGTMLVLGAVYMVALTGLGTRCQERAPRELAARVSSFAAVLLNVGYSLGVWLQGALMDHVGVRPVTATAAVLFLGVAVVLRAQRPREVGVPET from the coding sequence GTGACTGCCCGCCGCCTGTCGAGTCTGCCTTCGTTCCGCGCCTTCGGGCACCGTGACTTCGTCGCTGTCTGGTGCGGAGCGCTCGTCTCCAACATCGGCACGTGGATGGAGGTGCTCGCGCTCGGCGTCTACGTGACGGCGGTGACGGGCAAGGCCGGGTGGACGGGCGGCATCGCCGCGCTGACGTACCTGCCCTCCGTCGCCCTCTCACCGCTCGGCGGCGCGCTCGCGGACCGGTTCGACCGCCGCCTCTTCATCGCGGCGTGCAACCTGGCGCAGGTGGTGCTGGCCGTCACGCTGACGGCACTCGCCTTCACCGACCACCTCTCCGTGCCCGCGGTGGCCGTCATCTCCTTCCTCAATGGCTGCGTGCATGTGCTGGTCATGCCGGCCTACACCGCACTGATTACCGGGCTGGTGCCACAGGAGGACCTGCACAGTGCGATGAGCCTCACGTCGATGCAGTTCAACCTCGGGCGCATCGTCGGGCCGATGCTGGCCGCGCCGCTGCTCGCGGTGGGCGGCGTGGGCTGGGTGTTCCTCCTCAACGCGGTGTCCTTCCTCGCGGTGCTCGCGGCGGTGCTGTCGGTCCGCCCGCAGCGGCGTCCCGCCTCCGCTCCACCTTCGCGCGGACTCTGGGCAGACATTGCGGAAGGCGCGCGCGTGTCGCGCAGGGACCCGGCCATCTGGCTCGCCCTGGTGGGCACGTTCACCCTGGCGTTGTTCGTCTCGCCGTTCATCGGCCTCGTCCCGGTGTTCGCGCTGAAGGTGTTCGGCCTGGGCGCTGCCGCGGCGTCGGGCATCGTCTCCATGCAGGGCGTGGGTGCGCTCGTGGCGTCAGTGCTGGTCGGCTCCCTGGTGGAACGGTGGGGACGCCAGCGGTTGCTCGACGTGAGCCTGCTCCTGATGGGCCCGGTGGCGGCGGCCTTCTGGCTGTCCCCCACGTTGCCCGTGGCCATGGGCACCATGCTGGTGCTCGGCGCCGTCTACATGGTGGCCCTCACCGGGCTGGGCACGCGCTGCCAGGAGCGCGCTCCGCGAGAATTGGCGGCGCGCGTGAGCAGCTTCGCGGCGGTGCTGCTCAACGTGGGGTACTCGCTGGGCGTGTGGCTGCAGGGCGCGCTCATGGACCACGTGGGCGTGCGGCCCGTCACCGCGACCGCCGCGGTGCTGTTCCTCGGGGTGGCGGTGGTCCTGCGCGCGCAGCGCCCGCGCGAGGTGGGCGTCCCGGAGACGTGA